A single window of Ficedula albicollis isolate OC2 chromosome 8, FicAlb1.5, whole genome shotgun sequence DNA harbors:
- the C8H1orf52 gene encoding UPF0690 protein C1orf52 homolog, which produces PDELFRRVSQPPAFLYNPLNKEIDWESRVLRAPEEPPREFKVWRSNAVPPPETYSPPEKPPPPAPTLDMAIKWSNIYEDNGDDAPRQAAKAKFLPDEEQELLESDGEKDDEPASTKKRKVESGEQAKKKKKKV; this is translated from the exons cccgacgaGCTCTTCCGTCGGGTGTCGCAGCCGCCCGCCTTCCTCTACAACCCTCTCAACAAGGAGATCGACTGGGAGAGCCGCGTCCTGCGGGCGCCCGAGGAG CCCCCCAGGGAGTTCAAGGTGTGGAGGAGCAACGCCGTGCCCCCGCCGGAGACCTACAGCCCGCCCGAGAAGCCGCCGCCGCCGGCCCCCACCCTGGACATGGCCATAAAGTGGTCCAATATCTACGAGGACAATGGCGACGATGCGCCCCGGCAGGCCGCCAAAGCCAAGTTCCTGCCGGacgaggagcaggagctgctggagtcgG atggTGAAAAAGATGACGAACCCGCTTCCACTAAGAAACGTAAAGTAGAGTCTGGAGAGCAGgcaaagaagaagaagaagaaggtaTAA
- the BCL10 gene encoding B-cell lymphoma/leukemia 10, producing MKMGVSVDKALERMRPYLCDKIIAERHFDYLRSKKILTREDTEEISARSSSRKKTGKLLDYLAENPKGLDALIESIRRERTQNFLLQKITDVVLKVKNEKLEALKGLSCSTCMTSLYGGTNNLSRSYSDESNFLDKTKDKESTQIHHPEEDYSTAAFMSAMSLHSMNLPIAEMGNSQCSVFSATLPGPGDPGAPPLPPELQSDQEEPCTGSTDNCFLPLRSRSVQPQ from the exons ATGAAAATGGGTGTATCTGTAGACAAA GCTTTAGAAAGGATGCGTCCTTACCTGTGTGATAAAATCATAGCTGAGAGACATTTTGATTACCTGCGTTCTAAGAAAATACTCACAAGGGAGGACACAGAAGAAATTTCTGCTCGATCTTCcagtaggaaaaaaactggGAAGTTATTGGACTACTTAGCAGAAAATCCAAAGGGACTAGATGCTTTGATTGAATCTATCAGACGAGAAAGAACACAGAACTTCCTGCTACAAAAGATAACTGATGTAGTGTtgaaagttaaaaatgaaaagcttgaAGCTCTTAAAG gTTTAAGCTGCAGCACCTGTATGACCTCACTGTATGGAGGAACAAATAATCTTTCTAGATCATATTCTGATGAATCAAATTTTTTGGataaaacaaaagacaaagaaTCTACCCAGATACATCACCCAGAAGAAGATTATAGCACTGCTGCATTTATGTCTGCTATGTCTCTTCATTCAATGAATTTACCAATTGCAGAGATGGGAAATTCACAGTGCAGTGTTTTCTCAGCCACCCTCCCGGGGCCTGGAGACCCTGGTGCTCCCCCACTGCCCCCAGAGCTCCAGTCAGACCAGGAAGAGCCATGCACTGGTTCAACTGACAATTGCTTTTTGCCTTTAAGATCACGTTCTGTTCAACCACAGTGA